In Kryptolebias marmoratus isolate JLee-2015 linkage group LG11, ASM164957v2, whole genome shotgun sequence, the following proteins share a genomic window:
- the slc1a2b gene encoding excitatory amino acid transporter 2b isoform X3 has product MYIALTSTPPEMNANSMPKQVEVRMHESHLEPIEARPQSKCVQLCSKLFKNLLLTLTVLGVILGAVAGMLLRVASPIHPDIVMVIAFPGDILMRMLKMLILPLIISSLITGLAGLDAKSSGRLGTRAMVYYMTTTVIAAVLGVILVLVIHPGNPKLKENLGEGEQNEDVSSLDAFFDLIRNLFPENLVQACFQQIQTVTKKVEVIVEEEVNATSVEGLVANITKEPQYVIKKSLQFKSGMNVLGLIGFFIAFGICMGKMGEKARLMIDFFNILNEIVMKLVIMIMWYSPFGIACLICGKIISIKDLEVVGRQLGMYMVTVIVGLIIHGAIFLPSIYFVITRKNPFSFFLGIFQAWITALGTASSAGTLPVTFRCLEENLGIDKRVTRFVLPVGATINMDGTALYEAVAAIFIAQMNGVILDPGQIVTVSLTATLASVGAASIPSAGLVTMLLILTAVGLPTQDISLLVAVDWLLDRFRTSVNVVGDSYGAGIVYHLSKAELDELDAHMAKSDDIEMMTKTQSYYDDMKNHHENNSNQ; this is encoded by the exons ATGTATATAGCTCTGACCTCAACTCCACCAGAAATGAA TGCCAACAGTATGCCTAAACAAGTGGAGGTGAGGATGCACGAGAGTCACCTGGAGCCCATTGAGGCCAGGCCTCAGTCAAAATGTGTCCAGCTCTGCTCCAAGTTGTTCAAGAACCTTCTTCTCACACTCACTGTCCTTG GTGTGATCCTAGGAGCTGTAGCAGGGATGTTGCTTCGCGTTGCTTCCCCTATCCACCCAGATATCGTCATGGTCATCGCTTTTCCTGGAGATATTCTGATGAGGATGCTGAAGATGTTGATCTTGCCACTCATCATCTCTAGTTTAATCACAG GTCTGGCCGGTCTGGACGCCAAATCTAGTGGTCGCCTGGGCACCAGAGCTATGGTCTACTACATGACAACCACTGTTATTGCTGCTGTCCTGGGAGTCATCCTGGTGTTAGTCATCCACCCAGGCAACCCCAAACTGAAGGAGAATCTGGGCGAGGGCGAGCAAAATGAAGATGTGTCCAGCTTGGACGCCTTCTTTGATCTGATCAGAAACCTGTTCCCAGAAAACCTGGTGCAGGCTTGTTTCCAGCAG ATTCAAACAGTCACAAagaaagtggaagtgattgttGAGGAAGAAGTCAATGCCACCAGTGTGGAGGGCCTTGTGGCTAACATTACCAAGGAGCCTCAGTATGTCATCAAAAAATCACTTCAGTTCAAAAGTGGCATGAATGTTTTGG GTTTGATTGGTTTCTTTATTGCATTTGGCATCTGCATGGGTAAGATGGGAGAGAAGGCCAGACTCATGATTGACTTCTTCAATATTCTCAATGAGATTGTGATGAAACTTGTCATCATGATCATGTG GTACTCTCCCTTTGGTATTGCCTGTCTGATTTGTGGCAAGATCATCTCCATCAAAGACTTGGAGGTGGTGGGCAGGCAGCTTGGCATGTACATGGTGACTGTGATTGTTGGCCTAATCATCCATGGAGCCATCTTCCTCCCCAGTATTTACTTTGTTATCACTAGGAAAAACCCTTTCTCCTTCTTCCTGGGCATCTTCCAGGCCTGGATCACTGCTCTTGGGACAGCTTCCAG tGCTGGTACACTGCCTGTCACCTTCCGTTGTCTGGAGGAGAATTTGGGAATCGACAAAAGAGTCACTCGTTTTGTGCTTCCAGTCGGTGCCACCATCAATATGGATGGAACTGCTCTATATGAGGCCGTAGCTGCCATTTTTATTGCTCAGATGAACGGCGTCATCCTTGACCCTGGTCAGATTGTCACAGTCAG TCTGACAGCCACTTTGGCTAGTGTTGGGGCAGCCAGTATTCCTAGTGCCGGCCTGGTGACTATGCTGCTGATCTTAACTGCTGTCGGCCTGCCAACCCAGGATATCAGTCTGCTGGTTGCTGTCGACTGGCTGCT GGATCGATTCAGGACCTCCGTGAACGTAGTGGGTGACTCCTACGGTGCAGGGATTGTGTACCACCTGTCGAAAGCAGAGTTGGATGAGCTGGACGCGCACATGGCTAAATCCGACGACATTGAAATGATGACAAAGACCCAGTCCTATTATGACGACATGAAGAACCACCATGAAAACAATTCCAACCA GTAA
- the slc1a2b gene encoding excitatory amino acid transporter 2b isoform X1: MYIALTSTPPEMNANSMPKQVEVRMHESHLEPIEARPQSKCVQLCSKLFKNLLLTLTVLGVILGAVAGMLLRVASPIHPDIVMVIAFPGDILMRMLKMLILPLIISSLITGLAGLDAKSSGRLGTRAMVYYMTTTVIAAVLGVILVLVIHPGNPKLKENLGEGEQNEDVSSLDAFFDLIRNLFPENLVQACFQQIQTVTKKVEVIVEEEVNATSVEGLVANITKEPQYVIKKSLQFKSGMNVLGLIGFFIAFGICMGKMGEKARLMIDFFNILNEIVMKLVIMIMWYSPFGIACLICGKIISIKDLEVVGRQLGMYMVTVIVGLIIHGAIFLPSIYFVITRKNPFSFFLGIFQAWITALGTASSAGTLPVTFRCLEENLGIDKRVTRFVLPVGATINMDGTALYEAVAAIFIAQMNGVILDPGQIVTVSLTATLASVGAASIPSAGLVTMLLILTAVGLPTQDISLLVAVDWLLDRFRTSVNVVGDSYGAGIVYHLSKAELDELDAHMAKSDDIEMMTKTQSYYDDMKNHHENNSNQCVLTATASTTATSTANNSVLVDECKVTSATNGSAAECTLVEEEPWKHE; encoded by the exons ATGTATATAGCTCTGACCTCAACTCCACCAGAAATGAA TGCCAACAGTATGCCTAAACAAGTGGAGGTGAGGATGCACGAGAGTCACCTGGAGCCCATTGAGGCCAGGCCTCAGTCAAAATGTGTCCAGCTCTGCTCCAAGTTGTTCAAGAACCTTCTTCTCACACTCACTGTCCTTG GTGTGATCCTAGGAGCTGTAGCAGGGATGTTGCTTCGCGTTGCTTCCCCTATCCACCCAGATATCGTCATGGTCATCGCTTTTCCTGGAGATATTCTGATGAGGATGCTGAAGATGTTGATCTTGCCACTCATCATCTCTAGTTTAATCACAG GTCTGGCCGGTCTGGACGCCAAATCTAGTGGTCGCCTGGGCACCAGAGCTATGGTCTACTACATGACAACCACTGTTATTGCTGCTGTCCTGGGAGTCATCCTGGTGTTAGTCATCCACCCAGGCAACCCCAAACTGAAGGAGAATCTGGGCGAGGGCGAGCAAAATGAAGATGTGTCCAGCTTGGACGCCTTCTTTGATCTGATCAGAAACCTGTTCCCAGAAAACCTGGTGCAGGCTTGTTTCCAGCAG ATTCAAACAGTCACAAagaaagtggaagtgattgttGAGGAAGAAGTCAATGCCACCAGTGTGGAGGGCCTTGTGGCTAACATTACCAAGGAGCCTCAGTATGTCATCAAAAAATCACTTCAGTTCAAAAGTGGCATGAATGTTTTGG GTTTGATTGGTTTCTTTATTGCATTTGGCATCTGCATGGGTAAGATGGGAGAGAAGGCCAGACTCATGATTGACTTCTTCAATATTCTCAATGAGATTGTGATGAAACTTGTCATCATGATCATGTG GTACTCTCCCTTTGGTATTGCCTGTCTGATTTGTGGCAAGATCATCTCCATCAAAGACTTGGAGGTGGTGGGCAGGCAGCTTGGCATGTACATGGTGACTGTGATTGTTGGCCTAATCATCCATGGAGCCATCTTCCTCCCCAGTATTTACTTTGTTATCACTAGGAAAAACCCTTTCTCCTTCTTCCTGGGCATCTTCCAGGCCTGGATCACTGCTCTTGGGACAGCTTCCAG tGCTGGTACACTGCCTGTCACCTTCCGTTGTCTGGAGGAGAATTTGGGAATCGACAAAAGAGTCACTCGTTTTGTGCTTCCAGTCGGTGCCACCATCAATATGGATGGAACTGCTCTATATGAGGCCGTAGCTGCCATTTTTATTGCTCAGATGAACGGCGTCATCCTTGACCCTGGTCAGATTGTCACAGTCAG TCTGACAGCCACTTTGGCTAGTGTTGGGGCAGCCAGTATTCCTAGTGCCGGCCTGGTGACTATGCTGCTGATCTTAACTGCTGTCGGCCTGCCAACCCAGGATATCAGTCTGCTGGTTGCTGTCGACTGGCTGCT GGATCGATTCAGGACCTCCGTGAACGTAGTGGGTGACTCCTACGGTGCAGGGATTGTGTACCACCTGTCGAAAGCAGAGTTGGATGAGCTGGACGCGCACATGGCTAAATCCGACGACATTGAAATGATGACAAAGACCCAGTCCTATTATGACGACATGAAGAACCACCATGAAAACAATTCCAACCAGTGCGTTTTAACCGCGACTGCTTCCACAACCGCTACTTCCACAGCTAACAATTCTGTCTTAGTAGATGAATGCAAG GTAACCTCAGCCACTAACGGCTCTGCTGCGGAGTGCACGCTTGTCGAGGAGGAACCATGGAAACATGAATAA
- the slc1a2b gene encoding excitatory amino acid transporter 2b isoform X2 — MPKQVEVRMHESHLEPIEARPQSKCVQLCSKLFKNLLLTLTVLGVILGAVAGMLLRVASPIHPDIVMVIAFPGDILMRMLKMLILPLIISSLITGLAGLDAKSSGRLGTRAMVYYMTTTVIAAVLGVILVLVIHPGNPKLKENLGEGEQNEDVSSLDAFFDLIRNLFPENLVQACFQQIQTVTKKVEVIVEEEVNATSVEGLVANITKEPQYVIKKSLQFKSGMNVLGLIGFFIAFGICMGKMGEKARLMIDFFNILNEIVMKLVIMIMWYSPFGIACLICGKIISIKDLEVVGRQLGMYMVTVIVGLIIHGAIFLPSIYFVITRKNPFSFFLGIFQAWITALGTASSAGTLPVTFRCLEENLGIDKRVTRFVLPVGATINMDGTALYEAVAAIFIAQMNGVILDPGQIVTVSLTATLASVGAASIPSAGLVTMLLILTAVGLPTQDISLLVAVDWLLDRFRTSVNVVGDSYGAGIVYHLSKAELDELDAHMAKSDDIEMMTKTQSYYDDMKNHHENNSNQCVLTATASTTATSTANNSVLVDECKVTSATNGSAAECTLVEEEPWKHE; from the exons ATGCCTAAACAAGTGGAGGTGAGGATGCACGAGAGTCACCTGGAGCCCATTGAGGCCAGGCCTCAGTCAAAATGTGTCCAGCTCTGCTCCAAGTTGTTCAAGAACCTTCTTCTCACACTCACTGTCCTTG GTGTGATCCTAGGAGCTGTAGCAGGGATGTTGCTTCGCGTTGCTTCCCCTATCCACCCAGATATCGTCATGGTCATCGCTTTTCCTGGAGATATTCTGATGAGGATGCTGAAGATGTTGATCTTGCCACTCATCATCTCTAGTTTAATCACAG GTCTGGCCGGTCTGGACGCCAAATCTAGTGGTCGCCTGGGCACCAGAGCTATGGTCTACTACATGACAACCACTGTTATTGCTGCTGTCCTGGGAGTCATCCTGGTGTTAGTCATCCACCCAGGCAACCCCAAACTGAAGGAGAATCTGGGCGAGGGCGAGCAAAATGAAGATGTGTCCAGCTTGGACGCCTTCTTTGATCTGATCAGAAACCTGTTCCCAGAAAACCTGGTGCAGGCTTGTTTCCAGCAG ATTCAAACAGTCACAAagaaagtggaagtgattgttGAGGAAGAAGTCAATGCCACCAGTGTGGAGGGCCTTGTGGCTAACATTACCAAGGAGCCTCAGTATGTCATCAAAAAATCACTTCAGTTCAAAAGTGGCATGAATGTTTTGG GTTTGATTGGTTTCTTTATTGCATTTGGCATCTGCATGGGTAAGATGGGAGAGAAGGCCAGACTCATGATTGACTTCTTCAATATTCTCAATGAGATTGTGATGAAACTTGTCATCATGATCATGTG GTACTCTCCCTTTGGTATTGCCTGTCTGATTTGTGGCAAGATCATCTCCATCAAAGACTTGGAGGTGGTGGGCAGGCAGCTTGGCATGTACATGGTGACTGTGATTGTTGGCCTAATCATCCATGGAGCCATCTTCCTCCCCAGTATTTACTTTGTTATCACTAGGAAAAACCCTTTCTCCTTCTTCCTGGGCATCTTCCAGGCCTGGATCACTGCTCTTGGGACAGCTTCCAG tGCTGGTACACTGCCTGTCACCTTCCGTTGTCTGGAGGAGAATTTGGGAATCGACAAAAGAGTCACTCGTTTTGTGCTTCCAGTCGGTGCCACCATCAATATGGATGGAACTGCTCTATATGAGGCCGTAGCTGCCATTTTTATTGCTCAGATGAACGGCGTCATCCTTGACCCTGGTCAGATTGTCACAGTCAG TCTGACAGCCACTTTGGCTAGTGTTGGGGCAGCCAGTATTCCTAGTGCCGGCCTGGTGACTATGCTGCTGATCTTAACTGCTGTCGGCCTGCCAACCCAGGATATCAGTCTGCTGGTTGCTGTCGACTGGCTGCT GGATCGATTCAGGACCTCCGTGAACGTAGTGGGTGACTCCTACGGTGCAGGGATTGTGTACCACCTGTCGAAAGCAGAGTTGGATGAGCTGGACGCGCACATGGCTAAATCCGACGACATTGAAATGATGACAAAGACCCAGTCCTATTATGACGACATGAAGAACCACCATGAAAACAATTCCAACCAGTGCGTTTTAACCGCGACTGCTTCCACAACCGCTACTTCCACAGCTAACAATTCTGTCTTAGTAGATGAATGCAAG GTAACCTCAGCCACTAACGGCTCTGCTGCGGAGTGCACGCTTGTCGAGGAGGAACCATGGAAACATGAATAA